The following proteins come from a genomic window of Gottfriedia acidiceleris:
- a CDS encoding exonuclease SbcCD subunit D: MKFIHTADWHLGKIVHGVHMTEDQRFILDEFISIIKDEKPDAVVIAGDLYDKSISPTEAIELLNEVFHKIVIECNTPILAIAGNHDSAERIEFGSRFMEKEGLYLVGKFQTPFKKVILNDDDGEVHFYLIPYAEPSIVRFILQNDDIHSHDDAMKAIINKIRDEELDPSVRNVFVGHAFVTNNGEPSDEETEGERTLSIGGAEYVSHHNFKHFNYTALGHLHRAHFVGNQSIRYSGSPLKYSLSEENHKKGCLIVEIKADGELSVVKKDFHPKRDLRSIEGTIEEIRQHSVNDDYVFVKLTDEHMVVHPMEQIRTVYPNAMHVSRKRTTLQTDKTNQLSLVEKQSKNQLELFQSFYKEMKNEDLKIEDEQYMKEIIQEIFVREE; encoded by the coding sequence ATGAAGTTTATTCATACAGCAGATTGGCACCTTGGTAAAATTGTACATGGTGTACATATGACAGAAGACCAACGATTTATATTAGATGAATTCATTTCAATCATTAAAGATGAAAAGCCAGATGCAGTTGTTATAGCAGGTGATTTATATGATAAAAGTATATCTCCAACTGAAGCGATTGAACTATTAAATGAGGTATTCCATAAAATTGTAATTGAATGTAATACGCCCATCCTTGCGATTGCTGGAAATCATGATAGCGCTGAACGAATTGAATTTGGTAGCCGTTTTATGGAAAAAGAAGGCTTATATCTAGTAGGAAAATTTCAAACTCCATTTAAGAAAGTTATTCTGAATGATGATGATGGTGAAGTTCATTTTTATTTAATTCCATATGCCGAACCGAGTATTGTACGTTTTATTTTACAAAACGATGATATTCATTCACATGATGACGCTATGAAAGCAATCATAAATAAAATAAGAGATGAAGAATTAGACCCATCAGTACGAAATGTATTTGTTGGACATGCATTTGTTACAAATAATGGTGAGCCTTCAGATGAGGAGACAGAGGGTGAACGAACACTCTCCATCGGTGGAGCTGAATACGTATCACATCATAATTTTAAACATTTTAACTATACAGCCCTAGGACATTTACATCGGGCACATTTTGTAGGAAATCAATCAATTCGTTATTCTGGATCACCTTTAAAGTACTCACTTTCTGAAGAAAACCATAAAAAAGGCTGCTTAATTGTTGAAATAAAAGCTGACGGTGAGCTATCAGTCGTTAAGAAAGATTTTCATCCAAAACGAGATTTAAGATCGATTGAAGGAACAATTGAGGAAATCAGACAGCATTCTGTGAATGATGATTATGTATTTGTAAAATTAACTGATGAGCATATGGTAGTACATCCGATGGAGCAAATCAGAACAGTTTATCCAAATGCAATGCATGTTAGTCGAAAACGAACGACATTACAAACAGATAAAACAAATCAGCTGAGTTTAGTGGAAAAACAATCAAAAAATCAACTTGAGTTGTTCCAATCTTTTTATAAAGAAATGAAAAATGAAGATTTGAAAATTGAAGATGAACAATACATGAAAGAGATTATTCAAGAAATCTTTGTAAGGGAGGAATAG
- a CDS encoding thioredoxin family protein produces MEKIEDVKKYEEIIKSEKPIVVKFYATWCPDCTRLDAFIGDVIEEHPSFTWYTMDRDEFPEIASQQQVMGIPSLLVFKDGEKIGHLHSANAKTPESVEEFLTTFE; encoded by the coding sequence ATGGAAAAAATAGAAGACGTAAAAAAATATGAGGAAATAATTAAAAGTGAAAAGCCAATCGTGGTGAAATTTTATGCAACTTGGTGTCCTGATTGTACACGTTTAGATGCTTTTATCGGAGACGTAATTGAAGAGCACCCATCCTTTACTTGGTATACAATGGATCGTGACGAATTTCCTGAAATCGCTAGTCAACAACAAGTAATGGGAATTCCAAGCTTACTTGTATTTAAAGATGGCGAAAAAATTGGTCACTTACATAGCGCAAATGCAAAAACACCAGAATCAGTCGAAGAATTTTTAACAACTTTTGAATAA
- a CDS encoding YokU family protein — protein MNNTLKCDWCGEENVQETKAVVHWELPDGSRAITITGVPSFHCDQCKFTYQKEEIVKSIEDQLFLISTKLLPVSVTFDELMKQPRLLKRNYFDFSS, from the coding sequence ATGAATAATACTTTAAAATGTGATTGGTGCGGTGAGGAGAATGTACAGGAAACAAAAGCAGTTGTACACTGGGAATTACCAGATGGTTCCCGAGCAATTACAATTACAGGAGTACCATCATTTCATTGTGATCAGTGTAAATTTACCTATCAAAAGGAAGAGATAGTCAAATCGATAGAAGATCAGTTATTTCTCATTTCAACAAAATTACTTCCGGTTTCAGTCACATTTGATGAATTAATGAAGCAGCCGAGATTATTAAAAAGAAATTATTTTGACTTCTCGTCATAG
- a CDS encoding alpha/beta fold hydrolase, with product MYVIKTESIKLYYDRLGTGEPLVLIHGLGEVKESWFKQYELANEFDLIIPDLRGHGENDLTEGISIKNFAKDVLDLMDELGIGSAHILGLSMGGTVAQEMYRQAPERCRSLILVSTFHFAPRLLGLWFIHYKEFRSKIFTSQQIKEMTARTCLFSWEEESLQQFKQYYRPNPEGYDRSMRECFKVDNRELLPNIKVPTLIIGGQYDPITPVWLQLVMHKSIPNSKLVIFKNTGHVTKMEAAEKFNQTIRSFLTKREPVKT from the coding sequence TTGTACGTTATTAAAACCGAAAGTATCAAACTGTATTATGACCGGTTAGGTACTGGAGAACCTCTCGTATTAATTCATGGTCTTGGTGAAGTAAAAGAAAGCTGGTTTAAACAATATGAATTAGCGAATGAGTTCGATTTAATTATTCCTGATTTGCGTGGCCATGGAGAAAATGATTTAACTGAAGGCATCTCAATTAAAAATTTCGCCAAAGATGTACTTGATTTAATGGATGAGTTAGGAATTGGAAGCGCGCATATATTAGGCTTATCTATGGGTGGGACTGTTGCACAAGAGATGTACCGCCAAGCACCTGAAAGATGTCGCTCTTTAATCCTAGTCAGTACATTTCATTTTGCGCCAAGATTACTAGGATTATGGTTTATTCATTATAAAGAGTTTCGTTCAAAAATTTTCACATCCCAACAGATAAAAGAGATGACAGCAAGAACTTGCCTTTTTTCATGGGAAGAAGAATCATTACAACAATTTAAACAATATTATCGTCCAAACCCAGAAGGATATGACAGGTCGATGAGAGAATGTTTTAAGGTTGATAATAGAGAATTGTTACCAAATATAAAGGTTCCAACACTTATTATTGGTGGTCAGTATGATCCGATTACGCCAGTATGGCTCCAATTAGTCATGCATAAAAGTATTCCTAATTCAAAATTAGTTATTTTCAAAAATACAGGCCATGTAACAAAAATGGAAGCTGCGGAAAAATTTAATCAAACGATTCGCTCCTTTTTAACTAAACGTGAACCCGTTAAGACTTAA
- a CDS encoding YozE family protein, protein MRKSFYHYMMKHRNYKIPNEIGKLADHLFNDHSFPKHSSSYDEISSYLEFDGTFHQSMSVFDEAWNLYLEDQ, encoded by the coding sequence ATGAGAAAGTCATTTTACCATTATATGATGAAACATAGAAACTATAAAATTCCTAATGAAATTGGAAAATTGGCAGATCATCTTTTTAATGATCACTCATTTCCAAAACATTCTTCAAGCTATGACGAAATTAGCTCGTATTTAGAATTTGATGGAACTTTCCATCAATCGATGAGCGTTTTTGATGAAGCATGGAACTTATATTTAGAAGATCAATAA
- the phaQ gene encoding poly-beta-hydroxybutyrate-responsive repressor codes for MNNDKDKNITPSKNFIMPFILLLLSRMTLHGYDLIQKLHAFGFQTLDQGNLYRLLRQLEKENLVQSKWDTKGSGPAKRCYSITEAGKAYLTSNARQLELYQSMLDQFFKMYTSFLELYIPPLQREAKIEKNSKSKEEEEV; via the coding sequence ATGAACAATGATAAAGATAAAAATATTACTCCATCAAAAAATTTTATTATGCCTTTTATTCTTCTACTCCTTAGTCGGATGACACTTCATGGCTATGATCTAATTCAAAAGCTCCACGCATTCGGGTTTCAAACACTTGACCAAGGAAATTTATATCGATTATTAAGACAACTAGAGAAAGAAAATCTTGTACAATCAAAATGGGATACGAAAGGAAGCGGACCTGCTAAGCGCTGTTATTCAATTACAGAAGCTGGGAAGGCATACTTAACAAGTAACGCAAGACAACTCGAACTATATCAATCAATGCTTGATCAATTTTTCAAAATGTACACTAGTTTTCTTGAGCTCTACATTCCTCCATTACAAAGAGAGGCTAAAATAGAGAAAAATTCGAAATCAAAAGAGGAGGAAGAAGTTTGA
- a CDS encoding phosphatase PAP2 family protein, with translation MKKNNWILIFTSIFLFVILGLIYDSNMIRSLDDSAFKFFEFIRTDALDSFCYFLRDFGSSKMYLTFAVIVLVYSILRKRIWTGLSLIITILTARVVVSFLKDLYERPRPSSMYYVESGFSFPSGHAVMATSFFLTLGFILIVIQPEMMKHKKMIQFIVLLMIFLISMSRIYLHVHHFSDIIAGWLVGYAWYSICKNIFINLHERKQL, from the coding sequence ATGAAAAAAAATAATTGGATACTAATTTTTACTTCTATTTTTCTATTTGTTATTTTAGGACTTATTTATGATTCAAACATGATTCGAAGTTTGGACGATTCAGCGTTTAAATTCTTTGAATTCATTCGAACAGATGCACTAGATTCATTTTGTTATTTTTTAAGAGATTTTGGTTCTTCAAAAATGTATTTAACATTTGCTGTCATTGTTTTAGTTTATTCAATTTTACGTAAGCGTATTTGGACTGGTTTATCATTAATTATTACAATATTGACAGCTAGAGTGGTTGTTTCCTTTTTAAAAGATCTATATGAAAGACCAAGACCAAGTTCAATGTACTATGTAGAAAGTGGATTTAGTTTCCCTAGCGGTCATGCAGTTATGGCAACATCCTTCTTTCTAACTTTAGGCTTTATTTTAATTGTCATTCAACCTGAAATGATGAAACATAAAAAAATGATTCAATTTATCGTTCTTTTAATGATATTTTTAATATCAATGAGTAGAATTTATCTACATGTACATCATTTTTCAGATATTATTGCTGGATGGCTAGTAGGATATGCATGGTACAGTATTTGTAAAAATATATTTATTAATTTACATGAAAGAAAACAGCTTTAA
- a CDS encoding AAA family ATPase, giving the protein MKPLKVVLHAFGPYKDKVYVDFSRLNEKGLFAITGPTGAGKTTIFDGICFALFGEASGENRNDQTLLRSHFADDDLYTSVELTFELKGNHYNIFRQKGHQKKQNKGITGDKIEFYKIENEEKVPYCQEFNKTSIVNKKVEELLGINADQFKQIVLLPQGEFRKLLVSDTKEKEEILRKIFRTELFEKVTETLNLARKKMESKFTNLKQKIVIKLEVIEKLLSEKGIQIADESQINLHIVNEILTEHIVSILDDLKRLEENEKMQKSQLEVSQQKLFSAEVHNKNIDRLIEVIELITMLKGQELEIEDKKVKIKLATNAEKVLPIKTELEKLKNSLQVTNDKLLFEIDSLKETIIKIEKISAEVATLPEDQKKLGSLESQLSNLLALKEDVDQFQNHKVAFHTKSKQILLFENEEKTLQDGLKKANDELNQLKQQLNDLEGVHDQWAKLSLLNKEIKLKGGFAKRIFIAKKELEQKRNEYQIKNLDHIKLKNELDRIESEMHLQKAAFLAKDLRDQEQCPVCGSTHHPSLAKFNGTVNEEEAEKLKIQVNQFQTELATIQGEIKSKENSLKIDEQSFFEEHGQFDFTNEGLKTLANEFNENESNLKSLTEKKAVFEKINNVIKTKEQLMRDLTVKVTEKTEAMNKFTNELNELKIQIVQIESKLPESLRTLEKWQLEKNEIEKNIALLKAKISKIEEEFSILTEQKTVKVTTRTHLEKEVLKLNEEIQSTTILYHEKLAEYDFNGESEFISAIDSIRMIDQYRNDLSMFEENLQRLSTEKELLEKQVQSMEKIDVSELKMKVQEITQHLDAIVNEMIRIQELNKRLSQLKSDLKIYQEDFVKTEQKLAGLTDLYKVTKGDNDKMISFERYVLLDYFEQIIESANIRLDHLSNGQFQLQRKDAVEKGRKQSGLGLEVYDSYTGLARDVKTLSGGEQFNASLCLALGMADIIQAHKGGVSIDTLFIDEGFGSLDDELLSKAIDTLIQLQKSGRLIGVISHVQDVKDAMPAVIEVHKTNKGYSELSILIK; this is encoded by the coding sequence TTGAAGCCATTAAAAGTAGTACTTCACGCATTTGGACCTTACAAGGATAAGGTATATGTTGACTTTAGTCGACTAAACGAAAAAGGACTATTTGCAATAACTGGTCCAACCGGTGCAGGTAAAACAACAATATTTGATGGAATTTGTTTTGCTCTTTTTGGTGAGGCGAGCGGTGAAAATAGGAATGACCAAACATTGCTTCGAAGTCATTTTGCTGATGATGATCTATATACTAGTGTTGAATTGACATTTGAATTAAAAGGAAACCATTATAATATTTTTAGACAAAAGGGTCATCAAAAGAAGCAAAATAAAGGTATTACAGGCGATAAAATCGAGTTTTATAAAATTGAGAATGAAGAAAAAGTACCTTATTGCCAGGAATTTAACAAAACTTCAATCGTCAATAAAAAAGTAGAAGAATTATTAGGAATCAATGCAGATCAATTTAAACAAATCGTATTACTTCCTCAAGGTGAATTTAGAAAATTATTAGTTTCGGATACAAAAGAAAAGGAAGAAATTTTGCGAAAAATTTTCAGAACTGAACTATTTGAAAAAGTAACTGAAACTCTAAATTTAGCTCGAAAAAAAATGGAAAGTAAATTTACTAATTTAAAGCAAAAAATCGTTATTAAATTAGAAGTGATTGAAAAATTGTTAAGCGAAAAAGGAATTCAAATTGCTGACGAATCTCAAATTAATCTTCATATTGTTAATGAGATTTTGACTGAACATATAGTAAGTATATTGGATGATTTAAAAAGACTTGAAGAAAATGAGAAAATGCAAAAATCACAATTAGAAGTTAGTCAGCAAAAGCTATTTTCAGCAGAAGTCCATAATAAAAATATTGATCGATTAATTGAAGTAATTGAATTAATAACAATGTTAAAAGGTCAAGAGTTAGAAATAGAAGATAAAAAAGTAAAAATAAAATTAGCCACAAATGCTGAAAAAGTATTGCCTATAAAAACTGAACTTGAGAAACTAAAAAATTCACTTCAAGTAACGAACGATAAATTATTATTTGAAATAGATAGTTTAAAAGAAACAATTATTAAAATTGAAAAAATCTCTGCGGAAGTAGCTACATTACCTGAAGATCAAAAAAAATTAGGTAGCTTAGAAAGCCAATTGAGTAATTTATTAGCGTTAAAAGAAGATGTCGATCAATTTCAAAACCACAAGGTAGCGTTTCATACTAAGTCGAAACAGATTCTATTATTTGAAAATGAAGAAAAGACATTACAAGATGGTTTAAAGAAAGCGAACGATGAATTAAATCAATTAAAACAGCAACTAAATGATTTAGAAGGTGTTCATGATCAATGGGCAAAACTCTCCTTATTAAACAAGGAAATTAAACTAAAAGGTGGGTTTGCTAAACGAATCTTTATTGCAAAAAAAGAATTAGAGCAAAAACGAAATGAATATCAAATAAAAAATTTAGACCATATAAAGCTAAAAAATGAATTGGACAGAATTGAAAGTGAAATGCATCTGCAAAAAGCCGCTTTTTTAGCAAAAGATTTAAGAGATCAAGAGCAATGTCCAGTTTGTGGAAGCACACATCACCCATCACTTGCTAAATTTAATGGAACTGTCAATGAAGAAGAAGCAGAAAAATTGAAAATACAAGTAAATCAATTTCAGACTGAACTAGCAACAATTCAAGGAGAAATAAAAAGTAAAGAAAACTCATTAAAAATTGATGAACAATCATTTTTTGAAGAGCATGGACAATTTGATTTTACAAATGAAGGTCTTAAAACACTTGCTAATGAGTTTAATGAAAATGAATCAAACTTAAAAAGTCTGACTGAGAAAAAAGCTGTTTTCGAAAAGATTAATAATGTAATAAAAACAAAAGAACAATTAATGAGGGATTTAACCGTAAAAGTTACTGAAAAGACTGAGGCAATGAATAAGTTTACGAATGAATTAAATGAATTAAAAATTCAGATCGTACAAATTGAATCAAAATTACCGGAATCTTTAAGAACACTTGAGAAATGGCAATTGGAAAAAAATGAAATTGAAAAAAATATAGCACTATTAAAAGCTAAAATTTCAAAAATTGAAGAAGAATTTAGCATCCTAACTGAACAGAAGACGGTTAAAGTGACTACTCGCACTCATCTTGAGAAAGAAGTTTTAAAATTAAATGAAGAGATTCAATCAACAACGATTCTTTATCATGAAAAACTAGCTGAGTACGACTTTAATGGTGAATCAGAGTTTATAAGTGCAATTGATTCTATTCGAATGATTGATCAATATCGAAATGATTTATCAATGTTCGAGGAGAATCTTCAAAGATTAAGTACAGAAAAAGAGTTGCTAGAAAAACAAGTTCAATCGATGGAAAAAATTGATGTAAGTGAACTTAAAATGAAGGTACAGGAAATTACTCAGCATTTAGACGCGATCGTTAACGAGATGATCCGTATTCAAGAATTAAATAAGCGATTAAGTCAATTGAAAAGTGACCTAAAAATCTATCAAGAGGATTTTGTAAAAACTGAACAAAAATTAGCAGGCTTAACTGATTTATATAAAGTTACAAAAGGCGATAATGATAAAATGATTTCGTTTGAGCGATATGTCTTATTGGATTACTTTGAACAAATTATTGAATCGGCAAATATTCGACTTGATCATTTATCAAATGGCCAATTTCAATTGCAACGAAAAGATGCAGTTGAAAAAGGTAGGAAACAAAGTGGATTAGGACTGGAAGTGTATGATTCCTATACAGGTCTGGCTAGGGATGTAAAAACACTATCTGGTGGAGAGCAGTTTAATGCATCACTTTGTTTAGCTCTAGGGATGGCAGATATTATTCAAGCACATAAAGGCGGTGTATCAATTGATACGTTGTTTATAGATGAAGGATTTGGATCACTAGATGATGAATTATTATCAAAAGCAATTGATACACTTATTCAGCTTCAAAAATCTGGCCGATTAATTGGCGTTATTTCCCATGTGCAAGATGTAAAGGATGCAATGCCTGCAGTAATTGAAGTTCATAAAACGAACAAAGGATATTCAGAGTTATCAATTTTAATTAAATAA
- a CDS encoding basic amino acid ABC transporter substrate-binding protein: MKNVKKLSFAFAVTTALILSGCGKDAKTSGKADKPLRVVTDAAYAPFEYLNNGKIVGFDVDFTNAVAKEAGVKIKIVNTGWDPLFAEIGGKTADIGMSSISINADREKTYDFTTPYFLSINKILVPEGSSIKSAADLKGKVVAVQNGTTGQEAVEKMFGKNNKNLKKFENNNLAILELLSGGADAVVADNGVLEAYAKNNPDKKLVVIDDKNSFEPEYYGLLLQDGSKLKGKLDKAIKEVVNNGTYEKIYKEHFGSEPDLETLKAEENK; encoded by the coding sequence ATGAAAAATGTTAAAAAACTATCGTTTGCATTTGCTGTGACGACAGCTCTTATTTTATCAGGTTGTGGTAAGGATGCTAAAACAAGCGGAAAAGCAGACAAACCATTACGAGTTGTTACTGATGCTGCTTATGCGCCATTTGAATATCTTAATAACGGTAAAATAGTAGGATTCGATGTTGATTTTACTAATGCAGTTGCGAAAGAAGCTGGGGTAAAAATCAAAATTGTGAATACTGGATGGGACCCATTATTTGCTGAAATTGGTGGGAAAACTGCTGATATTGGTATGTCTTCTATTTCCATCAATGCAGATCGTGAGAAAACATATGATTTTACAACTCCTTATTTTCTTTCGATTAATAAAATCCTAGTTCCTGAGGGTAGTAGTATTAAATCAGCTGCAGATTTAAAAGGTAAAGTTGTAGCAGTGCAAAATGGTACAACAGGACAAGAAGCTGTTGAAAAAATGTTTGGTAAAAACAATAAAAATCTTAAAAAATTCGAAAATAACAATTTAGCAATTTTAGAGCTTCTTAGTGGAGGAGCTGATGCAGTAGTTGCGGACAATGGTGTTTTAGAAGCATATGCAAAAAATAATCCAGATAAAAAGCTAGTTGTTATTGATGATAAAAATAGCTTTGAACCTGAATATTACGGACTATTACTTCAAGATGGAAGTAAATTAAAAGGTAAACTTGATAAAGCAATTAAAGAAGTAGTGAACAATGGTACTTATGAAAAAATTTATAAAGAGCATTTTGGATCAGAGCCAGATCTTGAAACATTAAAAGCAGAAGAAAATAAATAG
- a CDS encoding amino acid ABC transporter permease: MGFDFGIIKEYIPFFLKGTALTIGLSFAGIFLGTIIGLFIGLGKMQSNKWFALPFVWYINFFRGTPLFVQILLIHFGVVPYFIGETNAIAAAIIALSLNAAAYIAEIFRAGIQSIDKGQMEASRSLGMTHVQAMKHVILPQAVKRMIPPLGNEFIVLIKESSIAAIIAAPELMYWSRAMQGQYYKVWEPYISAAVIYLVLTLTLSFVLNRIERRLTTG; this comes from the coding sequence ATGGGATTTGATTTTGGAATTATAAAAGAATACATACCGTTTTTCCTAAAAGGAACTGCATTAACAATTGGCTTATCTTTTGCAGGAATATTCTTAGGTACAATAATTGGACTATTTATTGGATTAGGTAAAATGCAATCAAATAAATGGTTTGCATTACCCTTTGTTTGGTATATCAATTTCTTTAGAGGAACACCGCTATTTGTACAAATTCTATTAATACACTTTGGGGTAGTTCCGTATTTTATAGGGGAGACAAACGCAATAGCGGCCGCAATCATTGCACTATCATTAAATGCAGCAGCTTATATTGCAGAAATCTTTCGTGCTGGGATTCAATCAATCGATAAGGGGCAAATGGAGGCTTCTCGTTCTTTAGGAATGACGCATGTACAAGCTATGAAACATGTTATTTTACCTCAAGCTGTAAAACGTATGATCCCTCCACTTGGAAACGAATTTATTGTCTTAATTAAGGAATCTTCAATTGCAGCTATTATTGCTGCACCTGAACTTATGTATTGGAGTAGAGCAATGCAAGGGCAGTATTATAAAGTGTGGGAGCCGTACATATCTGCTGCTGTAATCTATTTAGTCCTAACATTAACATTAAGCTTTGTTTTAAATCGCATTGAAAGAAGGTTGACTACGGGATGA
- a CDS encoding YozD family protein encodes MKEIEVVIDTEEIAEFFYQQLIQRGYVPEEEEIEELADITFEYLLEKCMIDEIDEEEE; translated from the coding sequence GTGAAAGAAATTGAGGTAGTTATTGATACGGAAGAAATAGCAGAATTTTTCTATCAACAGCTCATTCAGCGGGGTTATGTTCCTGAGGAAGAGGAAATTGAGGAACTAGCGGATATTACTTTTGAGTACTTACTGGAAAAATGTATGATTGATGAAATTGATGAGGAAGAAGAATAG
- a CDS encoding recombinase family protein gives MLAAIYLRLSRNEEQKDVDEVLLNHKNALIKLANQHNLKYIIFQEISSGVNTDREQLNLLLKKIHEFDYLIIMDIDRLSRDNAHAEQIKQLLILNDIKLLTPQGKIDLSQETNEMLFSFQAVLANFEYKQIKKRLSRGRLAAAEQGKWVMSNKTPLGYRKNSEKKLEIIEDEAKIIRLIFDKSLEKVSVNEIARQLNRLNWRSRQGKILTTSHISQLRTNPVYYGAIQAKRRIHNKIIDEVFIENAHEAIITKEQFFAVQTILENHKNVYFQNRKAIRRLQNLLYCNCCGRKRYIQKDRSNIDFIKSCSYKISNNQCKDRGYKYQLVEEFVLKSIKEKKSELKKALKMLDSQKTIELEQRLTTELVSLIKQKDKIKKRQNNVREMRMDAEITKEEYEELKNELIGQMNQLNEQIESYQTQIENLRNKNDERQKIEKIIETLDNLEVIDPEICNQFLKSFINKIWFSSNMDSSHDTTRSKEIATIKIEWI, from the coding sequence ATGTTAGCAGCTATTTATCTCAGACTCTCAAGAAATGAAGAGCAAAAAGATGTAGATGAAGTTCTTCTTAATCATAAAAATGCTTTGATTAAGCTTGCCAATCAGCATAATTTAAAATATATCATTTTTCAGGAAATCTCGAGTGGTGTGAATACGGATCGTGAACAATTAAATTTATTGCTTAAGAAAATACATGAATTTGATTATTTAATTATTATGGATATAGATCGTCTTTCACGTGATAATGCACATGCGGAACAAATCAAACAATTATTAATTTTAAATGATATTAAACTATTAACCCCACAAGGTAAAATCGATTTATCCCAGGAAACGAATGAAATGTTATTTTCATTTCAAGCAGTATTGGCTAATTTTGAATATAAGCAGATAAAGAAGCGGTTATCAAGAGGTAGATTAGCAGCAGCGGAGCAAGGAAAATGGGTAATGAGTAATAAGACCCCACTAGGGTATCGTAAAAATTCGGAAAAAAAATTAGAAATCATTGAAGATGAAGCGAAGATCATTCGATTAATATTCGATAAATCGTTAGAAAAAGTTTCAGTAAATGAAATAGCTCGGCAATTAAATAGGTTAAATTGGAGGAGTAGGCAAGGTAAAATCCTTACTACATCACATATTAGCCAATTACGTACGAATCCTGTATATTATGGGGCCATACAGGCAAAAAGACGTATTCATAATAAGATTATTGATGAAGTTTTTATTGAAAATGCTCATGAGGCTATCATAACAAAGGAGCAATTTTTTGCCGTCCAAACTATATTAGAAAATCATAAAAATGTTTATTTTCAAAACCGAAAAGCAATCCGTAGATTACAAAATTTATTATACTGCAATTGCTGTGGGCGGAAGCGATATATTCAAAAAGATCGTTCAAATATTGATTTTATTAAATCATGTTCATATAAAATATCAAACAATCAATGTAAAGATCGAGGCTATAAATATCAATTAGTTGAAGAATTTGTTTTAAAAAGCATTAAAGAAAAAAAATCAGAGCTAAAGAAAGCGCTAAAAATGCTAGATTCTCAGAAAACAATCGAACTAGAACAAAGATTAACGACTGAACTCGTCTCATTAATTAAACAAAAAGATAAAATTAAAAAACGACAAAATAACGTTAGAGAAATGAGAATGGATGCAGAAATTACTAAAGAGGAATATGAAGAACTAAAAAATGAACTAATCGGCCAAATGAATCAACTGAACGAGCAAATTGAATCCTATCAGACCCAAATAGAGAATTTAAGAAACAAAAACGATGAGCGTCAAAAAATAGAGAAGATCATTGAAACGCTAGACAATTTAGAAGTCATCGATCCTGAAATATGTAATCAATTTTTAAAATCTTTTATTAATAAAATATGGTTTAGTAGTAATATGGATTCAAGTCATGATACTACTCGAAGTAAGGAAATTGCCACTATTAAAATAGAATGGATCTAA